The following proteins are co-located in the Manihot esculenta cultivar AM560-2 chromosome 9, M.esculenta_v8, whole genome shotgun sequence genome:
- the LOC110623376 gene encoding magnesium-protoporphyrin IX monomethyl ester [oxidative] cyclase, chloroplastic: MAAEMALVKPISAFGSRRRTFSFSKFTTIRISAAANPTSIPKPKPSKKANKTAIKETLLTPRFYTTDFDEMETLFNTEINKKLNQSEFEALLQEFKTDYNQTHFVRNKEFKEAADKMEGPLRTIFVEFLERSCTAEFSGFLLYKELGRRLKKTNPVVAEIFSLMSRDEARHAGFLNKGLSDFNLALDLGFLTKARKYTFFKPKFIFYATYLSEKIGYWRYITIYRHLKANPEYQCYPIFKYFENWCQDENRHGDFFSALMKAQPQFLNDWKAKLWSRFFCLSVYVTMYLNDCQRTAFYEGIGLDTKEFDMHVIIETNRTTARIFPAVLDVENPEFKRKLDRMVEINEKLVAVGETQDNSLVKNLKRIPLVAALVSEILAAYLMPPIESGSVDFSEFEPQLLY; the protein is encoded by the exons ATGGCAGCCGAGATGGCCCTTGTGAAACCCATCTccgccttcggcagccgaaggagaacATTTTCTTTCTCAAAATTCACCACCATTAGAATTTCAGCGGCTGCAAATCCTACCAGCATTCCAAAACCAAAGCCAAGCAAGAAAGCTAACAAGACTGCAATCAAAGAAACCCTCTTGACACCAAGATTCTACACCACTGATTTTGATGAAATGGAGACCCTATTCAACACTGAGATCAACAAAAAGCTTAACCAGTCTGAGTTTGAAGCTCTTCTGCAAGAATTCAAGACTGACTACAACCAGACCCACTTTGTGAGGAACAAGGAGTTCAAGGAAGCTGCTGATAAGATGGAAGGCCCTTTGAGAACTATCTTTGTTGAGTTCTTGGAGAGGTCATGCACTGCTGAGTTCTCTGGCTTCCTTCTCTACAAAGAGCTTGGAAGGAGGCTCAAG AAAACCAATCCAGTGGTTGCAGAGATTTTCTCTCTAATGTCCAGGGATGAAGCCAGGCATGCTGG ATTTTTGAACAAGGGTTTGTCTGATTTCAATCTGGCATTGGACTTGGGATTCCTGACAAAGGCTAGGAAGTACACATTTTTCAAGCCAAAATTCATTTTCTATGCTACATATTTATCTGAGAAAATTGGGTACTGGAGATATATTACTATTTACAGACATCTCAAAGCGAATCCTGAGTACCAGTGTTATCCCATTTTCAAGTACTTTGAGAATTGGTGCCAAGATGAGAACAGGCATGGTGATTTCTTCTCTGCATTGATGAAGGCACAGCCTCAATTTCTCAATGACTGGAAAGCTAAGCTGTGGTCTCGATTCTTCTGCTTATCG GTGTATGTGACAATGTACCTCAATGATTGCCAGAGAACAGCTTTCTATGAAGGCATTGGATTGGACACCAAAGAATTTGACATGCATGTTATCATTGAG ACAAACCGTACGACAGCAAGAATTTTCCCAGCAGTGCTGGATGTTGAGAACCCAGAATTCAAGAGAAAGTTGGACCGTATGGTGGAAATTAACGAGAAGTTGGTTGCTGTTGGGGAAACCCAAGACAATTCATTGGTGAAGAACTTGAAGAGGATTCCACTTGTTGCAGCATTGGTTTCTGAAATCTTGGCTGCATATCTGATGCCACCAATTGAATCTGGTTCTGTAGATTTTTCAGAGTTTGAACCACAACTGCTTTACTGA